A genomic stretch from Petrimonas mucosa includes:
- the trpD gene encoding anthranilate phosphoribosyltransferase, translated as MKHILVKLLEYQYLSRNEARELLMAIVRGELPDTQVSALITIFLMRSISVEEVLGFREALVEMRVPVELKEYGAIDIVGTGGDGKNTFNISTSACFVVAGAGYPVVKHGNYGSTSVSGSSNAMERQGIRFTTDINILKRSIEHSNIAYLHAPLFSPALKAVAPVRKSLGVRNFFNVLGPLINPSDPEYQLLGVYDLSMARLYSYIYQASRKKFGIVHSLDGYDEISLTGQFKVITNRGEQLFMPEELGFSRVTEAEIFGGETIDEAVSLFNKVLNCTATRAQMEVVVANAAFAIQIIEPEKPIAECIGIARESLYGKKALNALKRFIEVNG; from the coding sequence ATGAAACATATACTTGTCAAGTTACTGGAGTACCAGTACCTGAGCCGCAACGAAGCGCGCGAACTGCTTATGGCCATCGTAAGGGGAGAGCTGCCCGACACACAGGTCTCTGCCCTGATCACAATCTTTCTGATGCGCAGCATCTCGGTAGAGGAGGTGCTCGGATTCCGTGAGGCACTGGTGGAGATGAGGGTGCCGGTAGAGCTGAAAGAGTACGGGGCCATCGATATTGTCGGAACCGGGGGCGACGGGAAAAACACCTTCAACATCTCCACATCTGCCTGTTTTGTGGTTGCCGGCGCCGGATATCCCGTTGTGAAACACGGAAATTACGGATCAACATCGGTCAGCGGATCGAGCAACGCCATGGAGCGGCAGGGGATCAGATTCACCACCGACATAAATATCCTGAAAAGAAGCATCGAACATTCCAACATCGCCTACCTTCATGCCCCGCTCTTCAGCCCGGCACTCAAGGCGGTGGCACCGGTGAGAAAAAGTCTGGGTGTAAGAAATTTCTTCAACGTGCTCGGCCCACTCATCAACCCGTCAGATCCGGAGTACCAGCTGCTGGGGGTTTACGACCTCTCGATGGCGCGTCTCTACAGTTATATCTATCAGGCGAGCCGTAAAAAGTTCGGCATCGTTCACAGCCTGGATGGCTACGATGAGATTTCGCTTACGGGGCAGTTCAAGGTGATCACCAACCGGGGCGAACAGCTTTTCATGCCCGAAGAGCTGGGGTTCAGCAGGGTAACAGAGGCTGAAATCTTTGGAGGAGAGACAATCGACGAGGCGGTCTCCCTCTTCAACAAGGTGCTCAACTGCACGGCAACGCGGGCCCAGATGGAGGTGGTTGTAGCCAATGCCGCATTCGCCATTCAGATCATCGAACCGGAGAAACCGATCGCGGAGTGTATCGGGATAGCACGGGAGTCGTTGTACGGAAAAAAGGCGTTGAATGCACTCAAACGGTTTATCGAAGTTAACGGATAA
- the trpC gene encoding indole-3-glycerol phosphate synthase TrpC, with the protein MRDILNEIIAHKRYEIERQKRSISYTSLERQVADCSLPVYSLKEALLRSDTGIIAEFKRRSPSKGWINQHADAVEVTGGYEKAGAAALSVLTDLAYFGGRLDDLQQVAAQASIPVMRKEFIVDEYQILQARLAGASAILLIAAALTVEESFRLTRFAKQLGLEVLLELHDERETGHIAPENDIIGVNNRNLGSFVTDLEKSSKMARLLPKDAVRVSESGISNPETVTALRKAGYLGFLIGENFMKQANPGAGLAKFIEGIKSGKGGMGR; encoded by the coding sequence ATGAGAGATATCTTGAATGAAATCATCGCCCACAAGCGATACGAAATAGAGAGGCAAAAGAGGAGTATATCATACACCAGCCTGGAACGACAGGTGGCAGATTGCTCCCTACCCGTCTACTCACTGAAGGAGGCTTTACTCCGATCCGATACGGGAATCATCGCTGAGTTCAAACGCCGATCGCCGAGCAAGGGGTGGATAAATCAACATGCCGATGCGGTGGAGGTGACCGGAGGGTATGAGAAAGCCGGAGCTGCTGCACTGTCGGTGCTGACCGACCTCGCCTATTTTGGAGGCAGGCTGGACGACCTGCAACAGGTGGCAGCCCAGGCATCGATCCCGGTGATGCGCAAGGAGTTTATCGTGGATGAGTATCAGATCCTGCAGGCCCGGTTGGCGGGAGCCAGTGCCATCCTGCTGATCGCAGCGGCACTTACAGTAGAGGAGAGCTTCCGGCTTACACGGTTTGCAAAGCAGCTGGGATTGGAGGTGCTGCTGGAGCTTCACGACGAACGGGAGACCGGACATATTGCGCCTGAAAACGACATCATCGGTGTCAACAACCGGAACCTCGGCAGCTTCGTGACCGATCTGGAAAAATCCAGCAAGATGGCCCGATTGTTGCCAAAGGATGCCGTCCGGGTATCGGAAAGCGGGATCTCAAATCCGGAAACGGTGACGGCGCTTCGCAAGGCGGGATACCTCGGTTTCCTCATCGGGGAGAACTTCATGAAGCAGGCCAATCCCGGAGCAGGCCTGGCAAAGTTTATCGAAGGGATAAAATCGGGAAAGGGGGGCATGGGAAGATGA